Proteins found in one Lawsonibacter asaccharolyticus genomic segment:
- a CDS encoding ADP-ribose pyrophosphatase, with protein sequence MAKLKNIKLVSLGKYLSKYELSYETRDGGEKQYEMVSNNRELTVGAIGQGQTGIVLLVFDAAREHMLLGIEFRMGVNCHVVNNISGFIDTGETPEQAAARELKEETGLELTKFMDVLPFAFSCAPVTDMTTALIVCEAAGTIAPSDNPNEEISPVWFSKEQLRAMLKDPCVRFAGRTQALAYMWCFQNS encoded by the coding sequence ATGGCAAAGCTCAAAAATATCAAGCTGGTCTCACTCGGGAAGTACCTCTCCAAGTACGAACTCTCCTATGAGACCAGGGACGGAGGAGAAAAACAATATGAAATGGTTAGCAACAACCGGGAGCTGACGGTCGGCGCCATCGGACAGGGCCAGACAGGCATTGTCCTGCTGGTCTTCGATGCGGCCCGCGAGCACATGCTCCTGGGTATCGAGTTCCGGATGGGCGTAAACTGCCATGTGGTCAATAACATCTCCGGGTTCATCGATACTGGTGAGACTCCGGAGCAGGCAGCCGCCCGGGAGCTGAAGGAGGAAACGGGGCTGGAACTTACCAAGTTCATGGATGTCCTGCCCTTTGCCTTCAGTTGTGCCCCGGTAACCGATATGACCACGGCGCTCATCGTTTGCGAAGCTGCTGGGACCATCGCTCCAAGCGACAATCCTAACGAGGAGATCAGCCCAGTCTGGTTCAGCAAAGAACAGCTGCGGGCGATGCTCAAGGACCCATGCGTCCGGTTTGCCGGCCGTACTCAGGCGCTCGCGTATATGTGGTGCTTCCAGAACAGCTAA
- a CDS encoding DNA-methyltransferase, whose protein sequence is MEETLTCQWCGATGSLDDFELDEHNGEGFWCPDCDGFTYYDKTRNHLRRILLILEQKDGGKADPVPKTPLKKRLSPLRYPGGKSKLIDYLAAQFRKESLKTFVEVFAGGASVGLSLLDAGLTEHLVINDTDPGIYAFWVSVVYHPEKLLKRLSGPDPNRAEFRSCQQILDSPKGWSQDDLAWATLVCNRLGYSGITKACAMGGKTGTPEQLLSRWNANILQRRIRHIHALASQIEVSCVDAVDLLENSAYWDEQSTCFIDPPYVVKGKDLYRRWYEEDDHEQLAMIIQMLYQGMPGADIVITYDDCPLIRDIYPYADVTVVPRNYSIRQRAG, encoded by the coding sequence TTGGAGGAAACACTGACCTGCCAATGGTGCGGGGCAACTGGGAGTCTGGACGATTTTGAGCTGGATGAACACAACGGTGAGGGCTTCTGGTGTCCTGACTGTGATGGGTTCACCTACTACGATAAGACCAGGAACCACCTGCGCCGTATCCTGCTCATTCTGGAGCAGAAGGATGGCGGCAAGGCTGATCCAGTCCCCAAAACACCACTGAAGAAGCGGCTGTCGCCACTGCGGTATCCGGGTGGCAAGTCTAAGCTCATCGACTATCTGGCGGCCCAGTTCCGCAAGGAGTCGCTGAAAACCTTTGTGGAGGTTTTTGCTGGCGGCGCCTCTGTGGGCCTGTCGCTGCTGGACGCAGGACTTACCGAGCATCTGGTGATCAACGACACGGACCCGGGCATATATGCCTTTTGGGTTTCGGTCGTTTATCACCCTGAAAAGCTGCTCAAGCGGCTGTCTGGGCCCGACCCTAACCGGGCTGAGTTCCGAAGCTGTCAGCAGATCCTGGATTCCCCCAAGGGCTGGTCCCAGGACGATCTGGCGTGGGCCACGCTGGTGTGCAACCGGCTTGGCTACTCCGGAATTACCAAGGCCTGTGCGATGGGTGGCAAGACTGGCACCCCAGAGCAGCTGCTCTCTCGCTGGAACGCGAATATACTTCAACGGCGGATCCGGCACATTCATGCACTGGCCAGTCAAATTGAGGTCAGCTGCGTGGACGCCGTCGACCTGCTGGAGAACAGCGCCTACTGGGATGAGCAGTCTACCTGTTTCATCGACCCGCCCTATGTGGTGAAAGGAAAAGACCTTTACCGTCGTTGGTACGAGGAAGATGACCACGAGCAGCTTGCCATGATCATCCAGATGCTGTATCAGGGGATGCCGGGAGCCGATATTGTCATCACCTACGATGACTGTCCGCTTATCCGGGACATCTATCCGTATGCAGATGTGACCGTCGTACCAAGAAATTATTCGATCCGGCAGCGCGCCGGATGA